In a single window of the Microbacterium sp. SL75 genome:
- a CDS encoding molybdopterin-dependent oxidoreductase has protein sequence MRFEVNGAPVEVDPRPGQSARTLLREAGHVEVKKGCDAGDCGACSVLLDGTPTHSCIIPAMRLEGRAITTAAGLAPGDDLHPVQEALATGFGFQCGFCTPGMSVTASTLTADDLPDLDRRMKGNLCRCTGYRPIREAIRASVLGPVRETGARTPDPSCGASCDGHDEKVASGPATPAGRVGASTVPEAARRIVQGREPFTFDEPVPGGPALVLRVVTSPHAHARVVSIDTADALAVPGVVAVFTHEDVPDVRYSTGRHEHRTDDPDDTRMLDDVVRHVGQRVVAVVGETAEAADAGCRAIVVDYEVLPAVFDPDEARRPGAPLLHPDRTPAERVMAAERNVVAGFHTGHGGDIDAALAASHTTVTGEWRSSRVTHAALETHGAVGWIDAGGRLVIRSSTQVPFLARDELAHVFGLERDRVRVYATRVGGGFGGKQELFTEDLTALAVLKLGRPVAYEFSRTDQFVRASLRHPMRVKTTLGADADGTLTAMKIDVLSDTGAYGNHAIGVLFHSCAESTTLYRVPVKWIDAEAVYTNNPPSGAFRGYGLGQVVFAVESAMDALAEALDIDPFDLRRINAVREGDSLHPDDGEEPHEEDLIWGSYGLDQCLDLAQEALRRGNGAEAPAGWLVGEGMAAAMIATMAPRGHIAHTSATLRPDGTYLLRVGTAEFGNGTSTVHRQIAATVLDAAPERLELWAADTDAVRHDTGAFASAGTVVAGKALYGACLALKRRMLALAADLTQSNAAEAEIVASGIRSGGEVVSWARIVEAGGAGELTADGAEFGDFRSLAFNVHAVRVAVDPETGTVKVLQSIQSADAGVVINPAQCRGQIEGGVAQALGGALYEEVYLEDGVVQNPVFRTYRVPQFADVPDTEVYFAETDDTLGPFGAKSMSESPYNPVGAAIGNAVSRALGRRGYELPFSRDRVWRLAGGDAA, from the coding sequence GTGAGATTCGAGGTCAACGGCGCCCCGGTCGAGGTCGATCCCCGTCCCGGTCAGAGCGCCCGCACGCTGCTGCGCGAGGCCGGCCACGTCGAGGTGAAGAAGGGCTGCGACGCCGGCGACTGCGGCGCGTGCTCGGTGCTGCTCGACGGGACCCCCACCCACTCGTGCATCATCCCCGCGATGCGGCTCGAGGGCCGCGCGATCACCACCGCCGCGGGCCTCGCCCCCGGCGACGACCTGCACCCGGTGCAGGAGGCTCTGGCGACCGGCTTCGGCTTCCAGTGCGGGTTCTGCACGCCGGGCATGAGCGTCACGGCATCCACCCTCACCGCCGACGACCTGCCCGACCTCGACCGCCGCATGAAGGGCAACCTCTGCCGCTGCACCGGGTACCGCCCGATCCGCGAGGCGATCCGGGCGTCGGTGCTCGGGCCGGTGCGCGAGACGGGCGCACGAACCCCCGACCCCTCGTGCGGCGCTTCCTGCGACGGTCACGACGAGAAGGTGGCATCCGGACCCGCGACCCCGGCAGGACGCGTCGGCGCCTCCACCGTTCCCGAGGCCGCGCGGCGCATCGTCCAGGGCCGCGAACCGTTCACCTTCGACGAGCCCGTGCCCGGCGGTCCGGCGCTCGTGCTACGCGTCGTGACCTCGCCGCACGCGCACGCCCGCGTGGTCTCGATCGACACCGCGGATGCCCTCGCGGTACCCGGGGTCGTGGCCGTGTTCACCCACGAAGACGTCCCCGACGTGCGGTACTCGACCGGGCGGCACGAACACCGCACCGACGACCCCGACGACACGCGCATGCTCGACGACGTCGTGCGGCACGTGGGTCAGCGGGTCGTCGCCGTGGTGGGCGAGACGGCGGAAGCGGCGGATGCCGGATGCCGGGCGATCGTCGTCGACTACGAGGTGCTTCCCGCGGTGTTCGACCCCGACGAGGCGCGCCGCCCCGGGGCGCCGCTGCTGCACCCCGACCGGACCCCCGCAGAGCGGGTGATGGCGGCCGAACGCAACGTCGTCGCGGGCTTCCACACCGGCCACGGCGGCGACATCGACGCCGCCCTCGCCGCGAGCCACACCACGGTGACCGGCGAGTGGCGCTCCTCGCGCGTCACCCACGCCGCCCTCGAGACGCACGGTGCGGTGGGATGGATCGACGCCGGGGGACGTCTTGTCATCCGCTCGTCGACCCAGGTCCCCTTCCTCGCGCGCGACGAGCTGGCCCACGTGTTCGGCCTGGAGCGCGACCGCGTGCGCGTATATGCCACGCGCGTCGGCGGCGGCTTCGGCGGCAAGCAGGAGCTCTTCACCGAAGACCTCACCGCTCTCGCCGTGCTCAAGCTCGGCAGGCCCGTCGCCTACGAGTTCTCGCGCACCGATCAGTTCGTACGGGCGTCGCTCCGGCATCCGATGCGCGTGAAGACGACGCTGGGAGCGGATGCCGACGGCACCCTCACCGCGATGAAGATCGACGTGCTGAGCGACACCGGGGCCTACGGCAACCATGCCATCGGCGTGCTCTTCCACTCGTGCGCCGAATCGACGACGCTGTACCGGGTTCCGGTGAAGTGGATCGACGCCGAGGCGGTCTACACGAACAACCCGCCGTCGGGAGCGTTCCGCGGGTACGGGCTCGGGCAGGTGGTCTTCGCGGTCGAGTCCGCGATGGACGCCCTCGCGGAAGCGCTCGACATCGACCCCTTCGACCTGCGCCGCATCAACGCGGTCCGAGAGGGCGACTCCCTGCACCCCGACGACGGCGAGGAGCCCCACGAGGAAGATCTCATCTGGGGCAGCTACGGTCTCGACCAGTGCCTCGACCTCGCGCAGGAGGCGCTGCGGCGCGGCAACGGCGCCGAGGCCCCGGCGGGCTGGCTCGTCGGCGAGGGCATGGCCGCCGCGATGATCGCGACCATGGCGCCACGCGGGCACATCGCCCACACGAGCGCGACCCTGCGCCCCGACGGCACGTACCTGCTGCGCGTGGGTACGGCGGAGTTCGGCAACGGCACCTCGACCGTGCACCGGCAGATCGCCGCGACCGTGCTCGACGCGGCCCCGGAGCGGCTCGAGCTATGGGCCGCCGACACCGACGCGGTGCGCCACGACACCGGAGCGTTCGCCTCGGCGGGAACGGTGGTCGCCGGCAAGGCGCTCTACGGCGCCTGCCTCGCGCTGAAGCGGCGGATGCTCGCCCTCGCCGCCGACCTCACGCAGAGCAATGCCGCGGAGGCCGAGATCGTGGCATCCGGAATCCGATCCGGAGGTGAGGTCGTCTCGTGGGCGCGGATCGTCGAGGCCGGGGGCGCGGGAGAGCTCACCGCGGACGGCGCGGAGTTCGGCGATTTCCGTTCGCTCGCGTTCAACGTGCACGCCGTGCGCGTCGCGGTCGACCCCGAGACGGGGACGGTGAAGGTGCTGCAGTCCATTCAGTCGGCGGATGCCGGAGTCGTCATCAACCCTGCGCAGTGCCGCGGGCAGATCGAGGGCGGCGTGGCCCAGGCCCTCGGTGGGGCGCTCTACGAAGAGGTCTACCTCGAGGACGGCGTCGTGCAGAACCCGGTGTTCCGCACGTACCGCGTGCCGCAGTTCGCCGACGTGCCCGACACCGAGGTGTACTTCGCCGAGACCGACGACACCCTGGGTCCGTTCGGCGCGAAGTCGATGAGCGAGTCGCCGTACAACCCCGTGGGAGCCGCGATCGGCAACGCCGTGTCGCGCGCGCTCGGGCGACGCGGGTACGAGCTGCCGTTCTCGCGCGACCGCGTGTGGCGGCTGGCCGGCGGTGACGCCGCCTAG
- a CDS encoding FAD binding domain-containing protein: MDITTVSSYRAARTRADLALAPGEVVLAGGTWIMSEPQPGTTGFVDLTTLDWPDLEITDEGLRIGATCTIARLLSWVEHEAPTAWTSLALARPAADALLASFKIWNTATVGGNVCQAFAAGAMIALLSTLDATALVWTPDGGERRIAVADLVVDNAATSLNPGEVVRALDVPARALEARVGLQKIALAELGRSGAVVTARVDPDGTAVFVVTAAVRRPRVLRFPQAPGAGELRDAVAAASDFYTDPLGSADWRRGVSVVLAERLRARFARELQEGVA; encoded by the coding sequence ATGGACATCACCACCGTCAGCTCGTACCGCGCCGCACGCACGCGCGCCGATCTCGCTCTCGCGCCCGGCGAGGTCGTGCTCGCCGGCGGCACCTGGATCATGAGCGAGCCCCAGCCCGGCACCACCGGCTTCGTCGACCTGACGACCCTCGACTGGCCCGACCTCGAGATCACCGACGAGGGCCTGCGCATCGGTGCGACGTGCACCATCGCGCGGCTTCTCTCGTGGGTCGAGCACGAGGCCCCCACCGCCTGGACCTCCCTCGCTCTCGCGCGCCCCGCCGCAGACGCGCTGCTGGCCTCGTTCAAGATCTGGAACACCGCCACCGTCGGCGGCAACGTGTGTCAGGCATTCGCTGCCGGCGCCATGATCGCGCTCTTGTCGACCCTTGATGCCACGGCCCTGGTCTGGACGCCCGACGGCGGAGAACGCCGGATCGCCGTGGCGGACCTGGTGGTCGACAATGCCGCGACCTCCCTGAACCCCGGTGAGGTCGTGCGCGCCCTCGACGTTCCGGCCCGCGCGCTGGAGGCGCGGGTCGGGCTGCAGAAGATCGCGCTCGCGGAGCTCGGCCGGTCCGGGGCCGTGGTCACGGCCCGTGTCGACCCCGACGGCACCGCCGTCTTCGTCGTGACGGCGGCGGTGCGCCGGCCCCGCGTGCTGCGCTTTCCGCAGGCGCCCGGGGCGGGAGAGCTCCGGGATGCCGTGGCCGCCGCGAGCGACTTCTACACCGACCCTTTGGGGAGCGCGGACTGGCGCCGGGGCGTGAGCGTCGTGCTGGCGGAACGACTGCGCGCGCGGTTCGCGCGCGAGCTGCAGGAAGGCGTCGCGTGA
- a CDS encoding pyridoxine/pyridoxamine 5'-phosphate oxidase has protein sequence MITAGTTFGSDVDDIDALVDDPLELVQQWLPPHEGELRPLAALSTVGLDGIPSLRHVLISDRDATGVYFHTDSASTKVAEIAANPVAAMAVAWPEVGRQLVVRGIVERVSAAEAAAVYRERSRYLQLLAWLNTHENAHLPAEARHHLWAEFSDAHPELEPPERWAGFRLRPVTLTFWRGDPIGQSTRQHYTLADGRWSGRILAG, from the coding sequence ATGATCACGGCCGGCACCACGTTCGGTTCCGACGTCGACGACATCGACGCGCTCGTCGACGATCCGCTGGAGCTCGTCCAGCAGTGGCTCCCGCCCCACGAGGGGGAACTGCGCCCCCTCGCCGCTCTCTCGACCGTCGGGCTCGACGGCATCCCTTCGCTCCGGCACGTCCTGATCAGCGACCGGGATGCCACGGGCGTCTACTTCCACACCGACTCGGCGAGCACGAAGGTCGCCGAGATCGCCGCCAACCCGGTCGCGGCGATGGCCGTGGCGTGGCCCGAGGTCGGCCGCCAGCTCGTCGTGCGCGGAATCGTCGAGCGGGTGAGCGCCGCCGAGGCGGCGGCCGTCTATCGCGAGCGGTCCCGTTACCTGCAGCTGCTCGCGTGGCTCAACACCCACGAGAACGCGCACCTTCCGGCCGAGGCGCGGCACCACCTGTGGGCGGAGTTCTCCGACGCCCACCCCGAGCTCGAGCCACCGGAGCGGTGGGCGGGATTCCGCCTGCGCCCGGTCACCCTGACGTTCTGGCGCGGCGACCCGATCGGGCAGAGCACGCGCCAGCACTACACGCTCGCCGACGGCCGCTGGTCGGGCCGGATCCTGGCGGGTTGA